In Stigmatopora nigra isolate UIUO_SnigA chromosome 2, RoL_Snig_1.1, whole genome shotgun sequence, a single window of DNA contains:
- the LOC144188868 gene encoding transcription factor Maf-like, with protein sequence MASELAMSNSDLPTSPLAMEYVNDFDLMKFEVKKEPLEPDRSISQCSRLVAAGGSLSSTPMSTPCSSVPPSPSFSAPSPGSGSGSGSGSEQKAHLEDFYWMTGYQQQLNPEALGFSPEDAVEALISSSHPLQGFDGYARGQQFAGGAAPAGAMAGEEMGSAAAVVSAVIAAAAAQTNAGAPHHHHHHHSHNHAGAHHPSSGSGSGSQSGISGGSNSNNNNNNSSSSSHHHHHHHNHHSHHHHHHPHLRLDERFSDEQLVTMSVRELNRQLRGVTKEEVIRLKQKRRTLKNRGYAQSCRYKRVQQRHVLEGEKTQLIQQVDHLKQEISRLARERDAYKEKYEKLITTGFRENGGSGSDHNPSSPEFFMTSRKFLHL encoded by the exons ATGGCATCAGAGCTGGCAATGAGCAACTCCGACCTGCCCACCAGTCCCCTGGCCATGGAATATGTTAATGACTTCGATCTGATGAAGTTTGAAGTGAAAAAGGAGCCGCTGGAGCCCGATCGTAGCATCAGCCAGTGCAGCCGCCTGGTCGCCGCCGGGGGATCCCTATCTTCCACCCCGATGAGCACACCCTGCAGTTCGGTCCCCCCCTCCCCAAGTTTCTCGGCACCCAGTCCGGGATCAGGATCAGGATCGGGATCAGGGAGCGAGCAAAAAGCGCATTTGGAGGATTTCTACTGGATGACCGGCTACCAACAACAACTCAACCCCGAAGCTCTGGGCTTCAGCCCGGAGGACGCCGTAGAGGCGCTGATTAGCAGCAGCCACCCGTTACAGGGTTTTGACGGCTATGCCAGGGGGCAGCAGTTCGCTGGGGGGGCGGCACCGGCTGGAGCCATGGCCGGCGAGGAGATGGGTTCAGCGGCGGCTGTGGTATCGGCGGTTATCGCCGCTGCCGCCGCGCAAACCAACGCCGGAGccccacaccaccaccatcaccaccatagCCACAACCACGCGGGGGCACACCACCCGTCCTCCGGCTCGGGCTCCGGTTCACAGTCCGGTATAAGCGGTGGATCGAAtagtaacaacaataacaacaatagtagtagtagtagtcaccaccaccatcaccatcatAACCACCATAGccaccatcatcaccaccacccgCATTTGCGTCTGGATGAACGATTCTCTGATGAGCAATTGGTCACCATGTCAGTCCGGGAACTCAACCGGCAGCTCCGCGGAGTCACTAAGGAGGAAGTGATCCGTCTCAAGCAGAAGAGGAGGACGCTAAAGAACCGTGGTTATGCTCAGTCGTGCCGTTATAAGCGGGTTCAACAACGACATGTCCTGGAGGGTGAGAAGACGCAGCTTATCCAGCAAGTAGACCATCTCAAGCAGGAGATCTCAAGGCTGGCTAGGGAAAGGGACGCCTACAAGGAGAAGTACGAGAAGCTGATCACTACAGGCTTCCGAGAAAATGGAGGATCCGGGAGTGACCACAATCCTTCGTCCCCGGAGTTTTTCAT GACGTCCAGAAAATTCCTCCATCTGTGA